One genomic region from Streptomyces sp. NBC_01431 encodes:
- a CDS encoding SWIM zinc finger family protein, producing the protein MTQQEVRRTVEQVLALAPDDASRDAGRRLGTAGPWSRSGCDDSGAVWGLCAGSGSEPYRTVVDTSGPGFMCSCPSRKAPCKHAVGLLLLWASDERATPPGTAPDWAARCLAGRRGGSSGTGATEGAGSTAFADKPVDRGAARRRAERRAERVTAGSVELEQRLSDLLRGGLAAAESPGYGMWEETAARMVDAQAPGLAGRVRELGAIVGTGTDWPARLLEECALVHLLDQAWLGRAALPEPLTATVRSRIGLPATPQGSAIRDSWQVLAQYDAADAKLTTRRIWLYGRESGRSALILDFGAAGRAPGLTLPVGLAIDADLTPYPGAGQLRAALGERYGTPTAAGGPPPGGTTTEAVERYGRALLDDPWLDACPVTLAEVIPVPPKDGDDTWQLADTSAELALPIAPAAAARGSLWKLVALSGGSPLTVFGECGHRGFTPLAAWAEGATETVRLR; encoded by the coding sequence ATGACTCAGCAGGAGGTGCGCCGGACGGTGGAGCAGGTGCTCGCACTGGCGCCTGACGATGCGTCACGCGACGCGGGCCGCAGGCTCGGCACGGCCGGGCCGTGGTCGCGGAGCGGGTGCGACGACTCGGGGGCGGTGTGGGGGCTGTGCGCGGGCAGTGGCAGCGAGCCGTACCGGACGGTGGTCGACACAAGTGGCCCGGGGTTCATGTGCAGTTGCCCGAGCCGGAAGGCCCCGTGCAAGCACGCGGTGGGGCTGCTGCTGCTCTGGGCGTCCGACGAACGGGCGACGCCACCCGGGACCGCGCCGGACTGGGCGGCGCGATGCCTGGCGGGGAGGAGGGGAGGATCGTCTGGGACCGGGGCCACCGAGGGAGCAGGATCAACCGCCTTTGCTGACAAGCCCGTTGACCGGGGGGCGGCCAGGCGTCGGGCCGAGAGACGGGCCGAGCGGGTGACCGCGGGGTCGGTGGAGCTGGAGCAGCGCCTGTCGGATCTACTGCGCGGCGGACTCGCGGCGGCCGAGAGCCCCGGGTACGGCATGTGGGAGGAGACGGCCGCCCGCATGGTCGACGCACAGGCACCGGGACTGGCAGGTCGGGTACGGGAGTTGGGGGCGATTGTGGGTACCGGGACGGACTGGCCGGCGCGACTGCTCGAAGAGTGTGCACTGGTGCACCTCCTCGACCAGGCCTGGCTGGGCCGCGCCGCCCTGCCGGAACCGCTGACCGCGACGGTCCGGTCCCGCATCGGCCTGCCCGCCACGCCGCAGGGCTCCGCGATCCGCGACAGCTGGCAGGTCCTGGCCCAGTACGACGCGGCGGACGCGAAGCTCACCACCCGCCGGATCTGGCTGTACGGGAGGGAGTCGGGCCGCTCGGCACTGATCCTGGACTTCGGCGCGGCGGGCCGCGCCCCGGGCCTGACACTGCCGGTCGGCCTGGCGATCGACGCGGACCTGACGCCGTACCCGGGCGCGGGCCAGCTGCGAGCCGCACTGGGCGAGCGATACGGCACGCCGACCGCGGCCGGGGGCCCGCCCCCCGGCGGCACAACCACCGAGGCGGTCGAACGGTACGGTCGGGCCCTCCTGGACGACCCCTGGCTGGACGCCTGCCCGGTGACACTGGCGGAGGTCATACCCGTACCGCCGAAGGACGGCGACGACACATGGCAACTCGCCGATACATCAGCCGAGTTGGCCCTGCCGATCGCTCCGGCCGCCGCAGCCCGGGGGAGCCTGTGGAAACTCGTCGCGCTGTCCGGGGGCTCCCCGCTGACCGTCTTCGGCGAATGCGGCCACCGAGGGTTCACCCCGCTCGCGGCATGGGCGGAGGGAGCGACGGAGACGGTGAGGCTGAGGTGA
- a CDS encoding esterase/lipase family protein yields MQVFSLLPLYLRRAWFSAALVRATALDLAVLAGHLLLYPSGLAPERHPSDPAKATPQLPTAGRAHPPVVLLHGFIDNRSVFVLLRRSLARHGWRHLESLNYSPLTCDIRVAAELLGRHVEEICARTGHHQVDIVGHSLGGLIARYYVQCLGGDRHVRTLVTLATPHSGTRSAQLAHAHPIVRQMCPGSDVVEELRGPAPDIRTRFVSFWSDLDTLMIPTETARIDHPDLLAQNVQVTGIGHLAMPVHPAVAAGVRQALIAGQGKEAGQEAFSVA; encoded by the coding sequence GTGCAGGTCTTTTCGCTTCTGCCGCTGTACCTGCGGCGCGCCTGGTTCTCCGCGGCACTGGTCCGGGCCACCGCGCTCGATCTGGCCGTCCTCGCGGGCCATCTGCTCCTCTACCCCTCCGGTCTCGCTCCGGAACGGCACCCGAGCGACCCCGCGAAGGCCACGCCCCAGCTGCCCACCGCGGGCCGAGCACACCCGCCGGTGGTCCTGCTGCACGGTTTCATCGACAACCGGTCCGTCTTCGTACTGCTGCGCCGCTCCCTGGCCCGGCACGGCTGGCGGCATCTCGAATCGCTCAACTACTCGCCGCTGACCTGCGACATCAGGGTCGCCGCCGAGCTCCTGGGCCGCCATGTCGAGGAGATCTGTGCCCGCACCGGGCACCACCAGGTGGACATCGTCGGGCACAGCCTGGGCGGACTGATAGCCCGTTACTACGTCCAGTGCCTGGGGGGCGACCGGCACGTCCGCACGCTCGTCACACTGGCCACTCCGCACTCCGGCACCCGCTCCGCGCAACTCGCGCACGCCCACCCGATCGTGCGGCAGATGTGCCCCGGGTCCGATGTCGTCGAGGAGCTGCGCGGGCCCGCGCCCGACATTCGCACCCGGTTCGTGAGTTTCTGGAGCGACCTCGACACGCTGATGATTCCGACGGAGACGGCCCGCATCGACCACCCGGATCTGCTCGCCCAGAACGTCCAGGTGACGGGAATCGGCCATCTCGCGATGCCGGTGCATCCGGCGGTCGCGGCCGGGGTGCGTCAGGCGTTGATCGCCGGGCAGGGCAAGGAAGCAGGTCAGGAGGCATTCTCGGTGGCTTGA
- a CDS encoding DUF5691 domain-containing protein: MTRTARGVPDACSWEELVAAGLLGTDRRPVAGTPGELLDAAAAQTLRRRAGLLPAVAGARPEAAPPDGRPALPKAARRRLALLLADRSAPAHAGGRRGTAPDLGELLPQWLAAANERGYRAPAELLPALLDGARARTDLRPQALAFAGPRGLWLARLNPEWRFALRGAQGSGVLPDPGDAEHIQLLWDEGLFAERVALLGAVRRYDPGAGRALLAATWSTERAEDRLMFLDSLRGGLSDADEPFLERALSDRSRNVRATAAELLSALPGSALAARMARRAATCVSLDRTGEGVSIAVEAPHECDAAMQRDGVAPKPPAGRGERSWWLGQLVESAPLDTWPARLGGRAPRDIVALPVADGWADELHAAWCRAAVRQRNAEWSRALLGTPSAPPGEAAGTTSLAERAKLLSTLGEGERAQWVAEFISAHGLSEAFQLLGACVVPWAGALGRAVVDALEIARDAGSYPWSFSGVMGLAERCLDPSESLRLEALTATPPESEGASPGAGGYWAEAFQRLAATLSLRAAMREELRG; the protein is encoded by the coding sequence ATGACGCGCACCGCTAGGGGTGTGCCGGATGCCTGCTCCTGGGAGGAGCTGGTGGCGGCGGGGTTGTTGGGGACGGACCGGCGTCCGGTTGCCGGGACGCCCGGGGAGCTGCTCGATGCCGCGGCGGCGCAGACACTGCGGCGCAGAGCCGGGCTGCTTCCGGCTGTTGCGGGGGCACGTCCCGAGGCGGCGCCTCCTGATGGGCGGCCCGCGTTGCCGAAGGCCGCGCGTCGGCGTTTGGCACTGCTGCTCGCCGACCGTTCGGCGCCCGCGCATGCCGGAGGGCGGCGCGGGACCGCCCCGGATCTGGGTGAGCTGCTTCCGCAGTGGCTGGCGGCGGCGAACGAGCGGGGCTACCGCGCACCGGCCGAATTGCTCCCCGCTCTGCTCGACGGGGCGCGGGCCCGCACCGATCTGCGCCCCCAGGCACTGGCCTTCGCGGGCCCGCGCGGGCTGTGGCTGGCCCGGCTCAACCCCGAGTGGCGCTTCGCCCTACGTGGCGCGCAGGGCAGTGGAGTACTGCCCGACCCCGGGGACGCCGAACACATACAACTCCTTTGGGATGAGGGGCTGTTCGCGGAGCGGGTGGCGCTCCTGGGAGCGGTTCGGCGGTACGACCCGGGGGCGGGGCGCGCGCTGCTCGCCGCGACCTGGTCGACCGAGCGGGCCGAGGACCGGCTGATGTTCCTGGACTCGTTGCGCGGCGGGCTTTCGGATGCGGACGAGCCGTTTCTGGAGCGGGCGCTGTCCGACCGCAGCCGCAACGTGCGGGCGACCGCTGCGGAACTCCTGTCCGCGCTGCCCGGTTCGGCGCTCGCGGCGCGGATGGCGCGGCGCGCGGCGACCTGTGTGTCCCTGGACCGGACCGGCGAGGGGGTGTCGATCGCGGTGGAGGCGCCGCACGAGTGCGATGCGGCGATGCAACGGGACGGGGTAGCGCCGAAACCTCCGGCGGGGCGGGGTGAACGGTCGTGGTGGCTGGGCCAGTTGGTGGAGTCGGCGCCGCTGGACACCTGGCCGGCGCGGCTCGGCGGCCGCGCTCCGCGCGACATCGTGGCGCTGCCCGTGGCCGACGGCTGGGCCGACGAACTGCACGCCGCGTGGTGCCGGGCAGCGGTGCGCCAGCGGAACGCGGAGTGGTCACGGGCCCTGCTCGGCACCCCGTCGGCGCCGCCCGGCGAGGCCGCGGGCACGACGTCCCTGGCCGAGCGGGCCAAGCTGCTCTCCACGCTCGGGGAGGGGGAACGGGCGCAGTGGGTGGCCGAGTTCATATCCGCGCACGGCCTGTCGGAGGCGTTCCAGCTGCTCGGGGCGTGTGTCGTGCCGTGGGCGGGGGCATTGGGGCGGGCGGTCGTCGACGCGCTGGAGATCGCGCGGGACGCGGGCAGCTATCCGTGGAGCTTCAGCGGCGTCATGGGCCTGGCGGAACGCTGCCTCGATCCGTCGGAGTCCCTCCGCCTGGAAGCGCTGACGGCTACGCCGCCGGAGTCCGAGGGCGCGTCGCCGGGGGCCGGGGGGTACTGGGCGGAGGCCTTCCAGCGCCTGGCGGCAACGCTGTCGCTGCGAGCGGCGATGCGGGAGGAACTACGGGGCTAG
- a CDS encoding ATP-binding protein encodes MTVSEIESARTESGAEPHAESRAEAALRPHAEHAFADELAALAAADDRPRPARWRLSPWAVATYLLGGTLPDGTAISPKYVGPRRIVEVAVSTLATDRALLLLGVPGTAKTWVSEHLAAAVSGDSTLLVQGTAGTPEEAVRYGWNYAQLLAHGPSREALVPSPVMRAMAQGMTARVEELTRIPADVQDTLITILSEKTLPIPELGAETQAVRGFNLIATANDRDRGVNELSSALRRRFNTVVLPLPATAEAEVDIVSRRVDQLGRSLDLPAVPDGMAEIRRVVTVFRELRDGVTSDGRTKLKSPSGTLSTAEAISVVTGGLALAAHFGDGVLRSGDVAAGILGAVVRDPATDRVIWQEYLETVVRERDGWKDFYRACREVSA; translated from the coding sequence ATGACCGTGTCCGAAATCGAGTCCGCCCGCACCGAGTCCGGTGCCGAGCCCCACGCCGAGTCCCGGGCGGAAGCGGCCCTGCGGCCGCACGCCGAGCACGCCTTCGCGGACGAACTGGCGGCGCTGGCCGCCGCCGACGACCGGCCCCGCCCGGCCCGTTGGCGCCTTTCGCCGTGGGCGGTCGCGACGTATCTGCTCGGCGGCACCCTGCCCGACGGCACGGCGATCTCCCCGAAGTACGTGGGACCCCGGCGCATCGTCGAGGTCGCCGTCAGCACGCTCGCCACCGACCGCGCACTGCTCCTGCTCGGCGTGCCCGGCACCGCGAAGACCTGGGTGTCGGAGCATCTCGCCGCCGCCGTCAGCGGGGACTCCACCCTCCTCGTACAGGGCACGGCCGGCACCCCCGAGGAGGCGGTCCGGTACGGCTGGAACTACGCGCAGCTGCTCGCGCACGGCCCGAGCCGCGAGGCGCTCGTGCCCAGCCCGGTCATGCGGGCCATGGCGCAGGGAATGACCGCCCGCGTCGAGGAGCTCACCCGCATCCCGGCCGACGTGCAGGACACGCTCATCACGATCCTGTCCGAAAAGACCCTGCCCATCCCGGAGTTGGGGGCCGAAACGCAGGCCGTACGGGGATTCAACCTGATCGCCACCGCCAATGACCGTGACCGCGGTGTCAACGAGCTGTCCAGTGCCCTGCGACGCCGCTTCAACACGGTGGTGCTGCCGCTGCCCGCCACCGCGGAGGCGGAGGTCGACATCGTCTCGCGCCGCGTCGACCAGCTCGGCCGCTCGCTCGACCTGCCCGCCGTGCCCGACGGCATGGCGGAGATCCGCCGCGTCGTCACCGTCTTCCGGGAACTGCGCGACGGCGTGACCTCCGACGGCCGCACCAAGCTCAAATCCCCGTCGGGGACGCTCTCCACCGCCGAGGCGATCTCGGTGGTGACCGGCGGCCTCGCGCTCGCCGCGCACTTCGGCGACGGCGTACTCAGATCCGGCGACGTGGCGGCCGGAATCCTGGGAGCGGTGGTGCGCGACCCGGCGACGGACCGCGTCATCTGGCAGGAGTACCTGGAAACGGTGGTCCGTGAGCGGGACGGCTGGAAGGACTTCTACCGCGCCTGCCGCGAGGTGTCCGCATGA
- a CDS encoding cobalamin B12-binding domain-containing protein: MGVTGPIRVVVAKPGLDGHDRGAKVIARALRDAGMEVIYTGLHQTPEQIVDTAIQEDADAIGLSILSGAHNTLFAKVLELLKERDAEDIKVFGGGIIPEADIAPLKEIGVAEIFTPGATTASIVTWVNANVRQPAGA; the protein is encoded by the coding sequence ATGGGTGTAACTGGTCCGATCCGCGTGGTGGTGGCCAAGCCGGGGCTCGACGGTCACGATCGCGGGGCCAAGGTCATCGCGCGGGCGCTGCGTGATGCCGGCATGGAGGTCATCTACACCGGGCTGCACCAGACGCCCGAGCAGATCGTGGACACCGCCATCCAGGAGGACGCCGACGCGATCGGCCTCTCGATCCTCTCCGGCGCGCACAACACGCTGTTCGCGAAGGTGCTGGAGCTCCTGAAGGAGCGGGACGCGGAGGACATCAAGGTCTTCGGCGGAGGCATCATTCCGGAGGCGGACATCGCGCCGCTGAAGGAGATCGGGGTGGCGGAGATCTTCACGCCGGGGGCGACCACGGCGTCGATCGTGACCTGGGTCAACGCGAACGTCCGCCAGCCCGCAGGCGCCTAA
- a CDS encoding M23 family metallopeptidase, with product MTDQHAHAGYVGHGGYLNGSSGHGGDSAHTGSFDVDPLFGTMQGHARDTYADQNGYATGHSGQFDTGAYTSAYDTTGQWTIPPQATPYEPSGATGQFDTRTFGTGQFDTGAFTTPAFPAQSTGTGAFDTGAFDMTGQWDASAWTQAQDTGQYDNSAFAAAHDTTGQWTVPGMRSDTGTYDATAWNATATTTTAFPEPVTPEPDPEPEPQLAYETAEFAALEPEAEAEYGYEYEYEYEPESGPDASGSDASGPDVLDAPSPAPAGSRAEARRGAGRRRRSPAKRSALLTVAVPSVCVMGVAGVAVASVGGFTGGKDDGGTVTAASDPASVKPVAANTKLDTQLANLSADANGFADRASRTQERLDLKARQDAEKKKKDDAAAAKEAARPKFVLPVTQKGLSAYYGQAGVNWMSVHTGIDFPVDEGTPVMSAIDGTVRTQWNSAYGNMAIVTGDDGTETWYCHLSSTKVRSGKVKAGDVIAYSGDTGNSTGPHLHFEVRPNGGTSIDPLPWLRSHGLNPT from the coding sequence GTGACTGACCAGCACGCCCACGCCGGGTACGTCGGACACGGCGGTTACCTCAACGGCAGCAGCGGCCATGGTGGCGACAGCGCCCACACCGGAAGCTTCGACGTCGATCCGCTCTTCGGCACCATGCAGGGCCACGCGCGGGACACGTACGCCGACCAGAACGGCTATGCGACAGGCCACAGCGGCCAGTTCGACACCGGCGCCTACACCTCCGCGTACGACACCACCGGCCAGTGGACGATTCCGCCCCAGGCCACGCCGTACGAACCGAGCGGCGCGACCGGCCAGTTCGACACCAGGACCTTCGGCACCGGCCAGTTCGACACCGGCGCGTTCACGACCCCCGCCTTCCCCGCCCAGAGCACCGGCACGGGCGCCTTCGACACCGGCGCCTTCGACATGACGGGCCAGTGGGACGCCAGCGCCTGGACCCAGGCGCAGGACACCGGTCAGTACGACAACAGCGCGTTCGCCGCGGCCCACGACACCACCGGCCAGTGGACCGTGCCCGGCATGCGCTCCGACACCGGGACGTACGACGCGACGGCATGGAACGCGACGGCCACCACGACGACCGCCTTCCCCGAGCCCGTCACCCCTGAACCCGACCCGGAACCCGAGCCCCAACTCGCTTACGAAACGGCTGAGTTCGCCGCCCTGGAGCCCGAGGCCGAGGCTGAGTACGGGTACGAGTACGAGTACGAGTACGAGCCGGAATCCGGCCCCGACGCTTCCGGCTCCGACGCTTCCGGCCCCGACGTTCTCGATGCGCCGAGCCCGGCTCCCGCGGGCTCGCGGGCCGAGGCTCGCCGTGGTGCCGGGCGCCGGCGGCGTAGCCCCGCCAAGCGTTCGGCGCTGCTGACCGTCGCCGTTCCGTCCGTGTGCGTGATGGGGGTCGCGGGCGTCGCGGTCGCCTCCGTGGGCGGCTTCACAGGTGGTAAGGACGACGGCGGCACCGTGACGGCCGCCTCCGATCCCGCGTCGGTCAAACCGGTCGCCGCCAACACCAAGCTGGACACCCAGCTCGCCAATCTCAGCGCCGACGCGAACGGCTTCGCCGACCGGGCCAGCCGCACGCAGGAGCGTCTCGACCTCAAGGCACGCCAAGACGCGGAGAAGAAGAAAAAGGACGACGCGGCCGCCGCCAAGGAGGCCGCGCGCCCCAAGTTCGTCCTGCCGGTGACACAGAAGGGCCTCAGCGCCTACTACGGGCAGGCCGGCGTCAACTGGATGTCGGTGCACACCGGCATCGACTTCCCGGTGGACGAGGGCACGCCGGTGATGTCCGCGATCGACGGCACGGTCCGTACGCAGTGGAACAGCGCCTACGGCAACATGGCCATAGTGACCGGCGACGACGGCACCGAGACCTGGTACTGCCACCTGTCCAGCACGAAGGTGCGCAGCGGCAAGGTGAAGGCGGGCGACGTGATCGCCTACTCGGGGGACACCGGCAACTCCACCGGACCGCACCTCCACTTCGAGGTGCGGCCCAACGGCGGCACGTCCATCGACCCGCTGCCGTGGCTGCGCAGCCACGGCCTCAACCCGACGTAG
- a CDS encoding DUF5682 family protein produces the protein MTAPPRVIPARSEGPLLLGVRHHGPGSARAVRNALDAAQPRAVLIEGPPEGDALLGLAGDVDMRPPVALLAHVVDDPGRAAFWPMAEFSPEWVSIRWALEHGAQARFIDLPAAHSLAAGEDGEDAEGALRIDPLGVLAEAAGYDDPERWWEDVVEHRAGPAAASRDAAADPRAPFAALAEAMAVLRETYGDGGHPRDLVREAHMRQQLRAATREFGDAIAVVCGAWHVPALAGKFTVAGDRALLKGLPKVKAELTWVPWTNRRLARHSGYGAGIDSPGWYGHLFGAPDRPVERWMTKVAGLLREEDRQVSPAHVIEAVRLAGTLAALRGRPLPGLAETTDAVRAVLCEGSDVPLALIQDRLIVGDVLGEVPDAAPAVPLQRDLVRAQRALRLKPQAAERELELDLRKETDAARSRLLHRLRLLGIGWGEQGRARSTGTFRESWRLRWEPELSVRVAEAGVWGTTVLSAATAKTESDAVAATALVDITALAERCLLAELPDALPVVMRALADRAALDTDVAHLAQALPALARTLRYGDVRGTATAGLAEVAAGLAERICVGLPPACAALGADGAAEMRDHLDAVHAAMNLLVDPAAADPAATHAATDRAALGPAPAAAEPSTGPAATDPGPDVDAAPTSPAIGGPTPDVSDSDPAEAVTEPAPTGPAPALTGTGPAATNSGPGPRLIGSGGLRARWFGVLGRLAGWDGVPGGIRGRAMRLLLDDGRVESADAARYMGLALSPGTAPADAAAWIEGFFGGAPGGGMLLVHDEALLGLLDGWLTGVAPDAFTDVLPLLRRTFAGYEAGVRRTLGELVRRGPAARAGAGDAPVPGFGSGLDAARADAVLPLVALLLGRDQSNNPVGVES, from the coding sequence ATGACAGCGCCGCCGCGTGTCATCCCGGCCCGCTCGGAAGGGCCCCTGCTGCTCGGAGTGCGGCACCACGGTCCCGGCTCGGCGCGCGCCGTCCGCAACGCGCTGGACGCCGCCCAGCCCCGCGCCGTGCTCATCGAAGGGCCGCCGGAGGGGGACGCGCTGCTCGGGCTCGCCGGGGACGTGGACATGCGGCCGCCCGTCGCGCTGCTCGCCCATGTCGTGGACGATCCGGGGCGCGCCGCGTTCTGGCCGATGGCCGAGTTCTCGCCGGAGTGGGTGTCGATCCGGTGGGCGCTGGAGCACGGCGCGCAGGCCCGCTTCATCGACCTTCCCGCCGCCCACTCGCTGGCTGCGGGGGAGGACGGGGAGGACGCGGAGGGCGCCCTGCGGATCGACCCCCTCGGAGTGCTCGCCGAGGCCGCCGGGTACGACGATCCGGAGCGGTGGTGGGAGGACGTGGTGGAACACCGCGCCGGCCCGGCAGCCGCTTCTCGGGACGCCGCGGCCGACCCCCGGGCGCCCTTCGCCGCGCTCGCCGAAGCCATGGCCGTGCTCCGTGAGACGTACGGGGACGGGGGTCACCCGCGCGATCTGGTCCGCGAGGCCCATATGCGGCAGCAACTGCGGGCAGCCACAAGGGAGTTCGGGGATGCCATCGCCGTCGTCTGCGGGGCCTGGCACGTGCCCGCGCTCGCCGGGAAGTTCACCGTGGCCGGTGACCGCGCCCTGCTCAAAGGGCTGCCCAAGGTCAAGGCCGAGCTGACATGGGTGCCCTGGACGAACCGCAGGCTCGCCCGGCACAGCGGGTACGGGGCGGGGATCGACTCGCCCGGCTGGTACGGGCACCTGTTCGGCGCCCCCGACCGGCCCGTCGAGCGCTGGATGACCAAGGTCGCCGGGCTGTTGCGGGAGGAGGACCGCCAAGTCTCGCCCGCCCATGTCATCGAGGCCGTCCGGCTCGCGGGGACGCTCGCCGCCCTGCGCGGCCGCCCGCTGCCAGGCCTCGCCGAGACCACGGATGCGGTACGGGCCGTGCTGTGCGAGGGCTCCGACGTTCCGCTCGCGCTGATCCAGGATCGGCTGATCGTGGGAGACGTGCTCGGCGAGGTGCCCGACGCGGCGCCCGCCGTGCCGCTCCAGCGCGATCTCGTACGGGCCCAACGAGCCCTGCGGCTCAAACCGCAGGCGGCGGAGCGGGAGTTGGAGCTCGACCTGCGCAAGGAGACCGACGCGGCGCGCAGTCGGCTGCTGCACCGGCTGCGGCTGCTGGGCATCGGCTGGGGCGAGCAGGGCCGGGCGCGGTCCACCGGCACCTTCCGAGAGAGCTGGCGGCTGCGCTGGGAGCCCGAACTGTCGGTACGGGTCGCCGAGGCCGGGGTGTGGGGCACCACCGTCCTGTCCGCCGCCACCGCGAAGACCGAGTCGGACGCGGTCGCCGCGACGGCGCTGGTCGACATCACCGCCCTCGCCGAGCGCTGTCTGCTCGCCGAACTGCCGGACGCGCTCCCGGTGGTGATGCGTGCACTCGCCGACCGTGCCGCGCTCGACACCGACGTCGCCCACCTCGCCCAGGCGCTGCCCGCCCTCGCCCGCACCTTGCGGTACGGAGACGTCCGCGGCACCGCGACCGCCGGTCTCGCCGAAGTCGCGGCGGGTCTCGCCGAACGGATCTGCGTCGGCCTGCCGCCCGCCTGTGCTGCCCTGGGCGCGGACGGCGCAGCGGAAATGCGCGACCACCTGGACGCCGTCCACGCCGCGATGAACCTCCTCGTCGACCCGGCGGCGGCCGACCCCGCGGCGACGCACGCCGCGACCGACCGGGCCGCGCTCGGCCCCGCCCCTGCCGCCGCCGAGCCATCGACCGGCCCGGCAGCGACCGACCCAGGTCCCGATGTCGACGCCGCGCCGACCAGCCCAGCGATAGGCGGCCCCACCCCTGACGTATCAGATTCCGACCCGGCCGAAGCCGTGACCGAGCCAGCCCCGACCGGCCCCGCCCCCGCCTTGACCGGCACCGGCCCGGCAGCGACCAACTCCGGCCCCGGCCCCCGCCTGATCGGTTCGGGCGGGCTTCGGGCGCGCTGGTTCGGCGTGCTGGGGCGGCTTGCCGGGTGGGACGGCGTTCCCGGGGGCATTCGCGGCCGGGCGATGCGGCTGCTGCTTGACGACGGCCGGGTGGAGAGCGCGGACGCGGCCCGGTACATGGGGCTCGCCCTCTCGCCCGGGACCGCGCCCGCCGACGCGGCTGCCTGGATCGAGGGGTTCTTCGGCGGCGCCCCCGGCGGCGGAATGCTCCTGGTGCACGACGAGGCGCTGCTCGGCCTGCTGGACGGCTGGCTGACGGGTGTGGCACCGGACGCGTTCACGGATGTACTTCCGCTGCTGCGGCGGACGTTCGCCGGCTACGAAGCGGGAGTGCGGCGCACGCTGGGGGAGCTCGTGCGGCGTGGCCCGGCCGCGCGGGCCGGGGCCGGTGACGCCCCGGTGCCCGGGTTCGGCTCCGGTCTCGATGCGGCGCGCGCGGATGCCGTACTGCCGCTGGTCGCCCTCCTGCTGGGGCGGGATCAGTCCAACAACCCGGTAGGAGTGGAGAGTTGA